The genomic window GGCGCTGCCGTCGGAGGCGGGGGCGGTTTCCAGAATGCCGTGATCGGCCAGCGCGCGCAGCCGCGCCGCCAAGATGTTCTTGGCCATGCCGAGCTTGCTCTGGAATTCGCCGAAACGGCGTAGGCCGAACAGCGCCTCGCGGATGATCAGCAGCGACCACCAGTCGCCGAGCGCCTCCAGCGATCGCGCGATCGGGCAGGCATCGCCCTCAAAGCTCGTTCGTTTCACCATGGTCTCGTCTCTATCGCTTCCGTCGGAGTGGGCGGGTCCGATCACGCGCTTGTGTGGTTGCATCATAAAACCATTTGCCCTAGATGGCAATGTAGTTTCATCATGCAACTACTGGAGGCGAGCGTGAGACTGAAGAACAAGACGGCCCTGATTACCGGCGGCAACAGCGGCATTGGCCTTGCGACCGCAAAGCTGTTCGTGGCCGAGGGCGCCAGGGTCGTGATCACCGGGCGCAACAAGGAGACGCTGGAGGCGGCTGCGAAGGAGCTCGGGCCGAATGCGCTGGCGCTCGCCGCCGACGCCACCGACATCGCCGCGACGGAAGCCGCGATCAAGAAAGGCACCGAGACGTTCGGCAAATTCGACATCGTCTTTGCCAATGCCGGTATCGCCGGCGGCACGCCGCTCGGCTCGGCGACGCTGGACGTCTTCGAGAAGGTCATCAGCACGAACCTCACTGGCGTGTTCTTCACCGTTCAGTCGGCGCTGCCCTATCTCAACGACAATGCCTCGATCATCCTCAACGGTTCGGTGATCTCCGTGCTCGGCATTCCCGGCTACTCCGCTTACGGCGCCGCGAAGGCCGGCGTGCGCGCGATGGCGCGGACCATGGCCTCGGAACTGTCGCCGCGCGGCATTCGCGTCAACGTGGTGGCGCCCGGTGCGATCCGCACGCCGATCTGGGGACCTGCGGTCGCGACGCCCGAGGCCGAGAAGGCGTTCGAGAAGCGGATCGCGCTATCGACGCCGCTCGGGCGGATCGGCGAAACGGATCATGTTGCGAAGACGGTGCTGTTCCTCGCCTCCGATGATTCCGCCCATGTGCAGGGCCAGGAGATTTTCGTCGACGGCGGCGCGGTGGCCTCGCCGAGCGGCGCGCCGATCTATCGCGGCTGATCAAATCAAGCGCAAATTGAATCGGCCGGCGCGGTGCACGCAGTTGCGCCAGCTGGTTCCTGTGCCTTGCGGGATGTTTCCAAAATCTTGCGTAAGGCGTTGAACCTTCGCGCATACCGCCAATACATTCTTACGGGGTCAGAAGACTCATCTGAGGGAGTCTGCGATGCCGAAAGCAGCCCGTATTTTTTCCGCGATTCCATCACCGCGAAGATCCGCCGTTCCGGTGAAGCGCTCCGGTACATCCGAACTCGTCGCGGTCGCATTATTTTCCGCAATTGGCCTGTTCGTCTCGCTCGTCGCCGTGATCCTGGGCATGCAGGGCGTCTGGATCTAGCTTCGCAGATCGTGCGACCGACGACCGGCCGCCGCAGACGATTTCGCGGCGACCGGTCACGTGATCTCAAGCGGCGCGCAGGCTGGTTGCGGCCTGGAGCGCGCCGGTGAGAGCCTTCTCGCGATGGTCCGGCCCGACCTGGATGCCGTCGGCAGGGATGAATTCGACGCTAGTGATACCCATGAAGCCGAACACCCAGCGCAGATAGGTTTCGAGATGCTCGCCGGCCGCGTATGGCGTCTCGGAGCCGTAATAGCCGCCGCGTGAGATCGCGACGATCACGCGCTTGCCGCCGGCGAGCCCCTCAGGTCCGGTCGCGCCGTATTTGAACGTCTTCCCCGCCACGAGAATGCGGTCGATCCAGGCCTTGAGCTGGCTTGGGATCGTGAAATTGTACATGGGCGCGCCGATGACGACGATGTCGGCGGCCAAGAACTCGTCCAGCGCGGCTGCGCTCGCGGCAAGATCGGTTGCGAGTTCCGCTGGCGCCGGCGCGCCTTGCGCGGCGGCCAGATGCGAGCCGGAGAGATGGGCGAGCGGGGTCTGGGTCAGGTCGCGATAGGTGATGTCGAGCCCGGGCGTCGCCTGGCGCAGCCGGTCGACGATGGCGGCGGAAACCTGCCGGCTGACGGAGTGGGGGCCGAGGACGCTGGAGTCGAGGTGGAGGAGTTTCATTTGGGGTCACCCTGGTATAAGATTGTAACCAGCGCTACATGAGTGACTATCGAAATCCTCGCAAGAACGCACTTTTTTGAGCCATGGGCACATTATTGAAACCTGAAAACACCGATTTGCCTGCTCCGCCGAGGCCAAATCCAAAACCAGATACGAGGCCCGGCCCAAGGCCGGATCCCAACCATGCGGATTGTCGTGGGGTCGCCTCCGTGCTGTCCCGTGTCGGCGACAAATGGAGCGTGTTCGTCATCATGATGCTCAGCGACGGGCCGAAGCGCTTCAATGAGCTGAAGCGCATGATCAACGGCATCTCGCAGCGGATGCTGACCTTGACGCTGCGCGGGCTGGAGCGCGACGGCCTCGTCACGCGCACGATCTTTCCGACCATCCCGCCGCGCGTGGACTATGAGCTGACCGATCTCGGCCACGGACTGTCGCAGCCTGTCGAGGCGCTCGGCAAATGGGCAAAGGACCATCTGGGCCAGATCGAGGCGGCACGGACGCAGTTCGATCAGCGCAACGACGGCTAGGGTTGCGACTCCGACGATCCATTCCGTCATTTCGGGGCCCGAGCGGAGCGAGGGAGCCCGGAATCCATCTAGCCGCAGAGTGCGTGGACGAATGGATTCCGGTCTCGCGACTTCGTCGCGCCCCGGAATGACGTCTCTCCAGTGAACAAGACGTCAGAGACCCAGCACTAGAGCAGCGACACCAGCCCGCCGCCGTGACGCTCCAGCTTGCCGGCGAGCTCGAGCTCCAGGAGCACGGTACGCACGATTGCGGGCGAGGCGCCGGACATCCGCACGAGATCGTCGATCGAGATTGGGGCGGGGCCGAGCAGGCCGGTGATCTGGTCGCGGTCGTGGCCTTGCGGATCGCTCTCGAACGGCTCGCTGTTTGGCTCGCTCGCCGGATGCATCAGCGGGCGCTCCATGATCGGCTGTACCGCATTGACGATATCGTCGGCCTCGGTGACGAGCGTTGCGCCCTGCTTGATCAGATCGTTGGTGCCGGCGGCGCGCGGATCGAGCGGCGAGCCGGGCACTGCGAACACCTCGCGGCCCTGTTCGGCCGCCATGCGCGCGGTGATCAGCGAGCCCGAGCGGTGCGCCGCTTCCACCACGACCACGCCGAGCGATGCACCGGAGATCAGGCGGTTGCGGCGGGGAAAATCGCGGGCACGCGGCTCATGGCCGAGCGGCATCTCGGAAATCGCGGCGCCCTCGTGATCGAGGATCGCGGCGAGCAGGTCGCCATGCTCGGGCGGATAGATGCAATCATGCCCGCCGGCGAGCACGGCGATCGTGCCGCCTTCGACGCTCGCGCGATGCGCGGCCTGGTCGACGCCGCGGGCGAGGCCGGAAATGATGACAAAACCGGCTTCGCCGAGCTCGCGCGCAAGCTGGCCGGCAAACTTCAAGCCGGCACCGGAGGCGTTGCGCGAGCCGACGATCGCGATCATCGGTCGCATCAAGGTTTTCGCGTCGCCGCGCACCGCGAGCAATGGCGGCGCATCGTCGAGCGTTGCGAGCCGCGCCGGATAGCCGTCTTCGCCGGGCGCGCGCCAGGCGATGCCGAACTTGCGGCTTGCGGCGAGCTCGGCCTTCGCTTCATCGGCGCTACAAATGCGCCCCGATCGCTGCGCACCGCCGCGGCGCGCCAGATCCGGCAGCCGCTCCAGCGCGGCGCGCGCGGTGCCGAAATGGTCGACCAGCGAACGGAAGGTGCGCGGCCCGACATTGTCGGAGCGGATCAGCCGCAGGTGGTCGATCCGCTCAGCCTCGGTCAGGTCCACGCTCGGATTGATGGCGTCCACGGCGTCTCCTTGTGAGTGCAGCATGGAACAACCTGAGGGCGTTGCGCAACAGTGACGTGCGCTTGCGCGGCTTCGCCCCAATGCTAAAAGCGATGCCAATAAGAAGGATTTTGCCATGATCTCACTCGCCGACCTCCAGCGCCGCATTGAAGCCGGCGAGTTGTCGCCCGATGCCGCGATAGCCCAATCGCATGCGGCGATCGAGGCCAAGGAGAAGGACGTCCGCGCCTTCGTCCGCCACGACAAGGCCGCGAAGGCGCAAGGCGCCGGTCCGCTGCGCGGCATCGCCGTCGGGATCAAGGACATCATCGACACCGCCAATATGCCGACCGAGATGGGCTCGGAGATCTATCGCGGCTGGCAGCCGCGCTCGGATGCGCCGGTCGTGATGATGCTGAAGCGGGCGGGCGCCACCATCATCGGTAAGACCACGACCACGGCGTTCGCCTCGCGCGATCCCACGCCGACGCGCAATCCGCACAACACGGGCCATTCGCCAGGCGGCTCGTCCTCCGGCTCCGCGGCAGCCGTCGGCGCCGGCATGATCCCGCTGGCGCTGGGCACCCAGACCGGCGGCTCGGTGATCCGCCCCGCCGCCTATTGCGGGACCGCCGCGATCAAGCCGTCGTTCCGCATGCTGCCGACGGTCGGCGTCAAATGCTATTCGTGGGCGCTCGACACGGTCGGCCTGTTCGGCGCGCGCGCGGAGGATCTCGCGCGCGGACTGCTGGCGATGACGGGGCGCAGCGAATTCTCCGGCATCGCCGCAGCGAAGTCGCCGCGGATCGGCGTCGTCAGGCAGGAGTTCGCCGGCGCTGTCGAGCCGGCGGCCGAAGAGGGACTGCAAGCCGCGATCAAGGCGGCGACGCGCGCCGGCGCCAGCGTGCAGACCATCGATCTGCCCGAAGCGGTGCAGGAGGCCTGGCACATCCATCCGATCGTCCAGGATTTCGAGGCGCATCGCGCGCTGGCCTGGGAGTTTTCCGAACGCCACGACGAGATCGCGCCGATGCTGCGCGCCAGTCTCGACGCGACGGCCGGCCTGACGCCGAAGGAATATGACGAGGCGCGGCGGATCAGCCGGCGCGGCCGCCGCGAGCTCGGCGAGCTGTTCGAGGGCGTCGACGTGCTCCTGACCTATTCCGCGCCGGGCACGGCGCCGGCCAAGGAGCTCGCGACCACGGGCGATCCCCGTTACAACAGGCTCTGGACGCTGATGGGCAATCCTTGCGTCAACGTACCGGTGCTGAAGGTCGGCGGCCTGCCGATCGGTGTGCAGGTGATCGCACGCTTCGGCAACGATCCGCTCGCACTCGCAGCGGCCTGGTTCCTGGAGGACGCGCTGGCGAAATCAGGCTAGTGCGGGTTCGTCGGCAACAATGCGCTGGCCGGATGCTGCCAGCGCGGCGCTGCTATCCGCACCTTGCTTCAGCCAGCGCTCCGCGGCCTCGCGGCCGCTGCGGTGCCGGAGGCGAATGAAGCCGCGGCCGAGATCGGTGGACGAGCGCTGCGCCAGCCCATCAACAAAGTCTTCTGCCGCGATCCTGGAGAGCCGCAGCGATGGCGCGGCATGAGCCTGCGCCCATTCGATCGCGGCGATCTCGGCGTTGAGCGCGGCGTTGGCCGCGATCTGGTCGAGCCGGCGGTCGATCGCGGCGAGCGTGATCGGCACGTAGCTGTCGCGCGCCGGCGTGACCTGGACCAGCAGGACATCGGACGTGGTCGTTTCCTGCGCCAGCCGCAGCAGCGGCGGGTTGCCGCCAAAGCCGCCGTCCCAATAGGCCTCGCCGTCGATCTCGACGGCGCAGTGGACGAGGGGCGGGCAGGTCGAGGCCAGCGCGACGTCGGCGGTGACAGCGTCATTGCGGAAGATCTGTTGCTGGCCGTCGTGGATCCGCGTCGCTGCGATCAAGAGCTTCGGACAGTTCGGATGGCGCAGGGCGGCGAAATCGATGTCGCGCGACAGCGCCTGCCGCAGCGGATCGAGATCGAACGGATCGAAGTGGCCGGAGCGCAGCGTCGGCCCGAACGCGACCGAGCTTCCCGCCGGCGAGAAGCCGCCGACCAGCATCAGCGCGCGGAACGAGGCTTCGTGCATCAGGCGGAGCCAGAACCGGTTCAGCCGTGACCGGGCGCCTTCGCGCCCGCCTTCGGCAAAGCCGGAGGCGAGCAGGAGTGCGTTGATGGCGCCGGCGCTGGCGCCACTGATGGTGTCGATCGCGATGGAGGGCTCTTCCAGCAGCCGCTCGAGCACGCCCCAAGTGAAGGCGGCGAAGGTGCCGCCGCCCTGAAGCGCCAGCGACAGTTTTCGCGGCGGCCATTGATCGGAATGCGTCCGCGCGGGCGCGACCGGTGCAGCCGGCTCGACTGTCGCAGGTGCTTGCACAACGAGATCAGGCTGCGGTGCTTGCGGTAAAGCGGGAGCAGGTTCTGGTGCGGGAGGCGGCGAGGCCGCATCGGACCAGATGTTGGTCATTGACAGCAGTCGGCTCGCTGCGGTGCCCGGAGCACCCTGCGAACCAACCCCGTCATGCGCGCCGACAATCTTCTCGCTCATTCTGAGCTACCGCGTAACGCTATCCACGCTGTCAGGATGACAGCCCCAGAACCCCGCTGGCCAATACAACAGTGATTCGGCCGCAAGTTGCGAACAGGATTTGGGATTTAATGTGGAAGGACCGCTTCGGTATCCGTAGACGCCCGGCTTTGGATTCTTGTTTTGATGCGTTGTCTTGACGCGAACCGGCATCCGCTTCGCTCGAAAACACTCTAGGCCTTCTCGCCGATCCGGCTTTCTTTGCCCGCTTGCAAGCGCTTGATGTTCTCGCGATGCGCGTAGAACAGCAACAGCGTCAGCACCGCTGTCAGAGCAGACAGTGCGAGGTGCCCGAACCACCACAGGAACATCGGCGTGATGAACGCCGCCACCAGCGCGGAGAGCGAGGAGTAGCGGGTGGTGAAGGCGGTCGCCAGCCAGAGCAGGCAGAACACGACGGCGCCAGGCCAGAACAGGCCGAGCAGGATGCCGATATAGACGGCCACGCCCTTGCCGCCTTTGAACTTGAGCCAGACCGGGAAGAG from Bradyrhizobium zhanjiangense includes these protein-coding regions:
- a CDS encoding winged helix-turn-helix transcriptional regulator — its product is MGTLLKPENTDLPAPPRPNPKPDTRPGPRPDPNHADCRGVASVLSRVGDKWSVFVIMMLSDGPKRFNELKRMINGISQRMLTLTLRGLERDGLVTRTIFPTIPPRVDYELTDLGHGLSQPVEALGKWAKDHLGQIEAARTQFDQRNDG
- the dprA gene encoding DNA-processing protein DprA, giving the protein MLHSQGDAVDAINPSVDLTEAERIDHLRLIRSDNVGPRTFRSLVDHFGTARAALERLPDLARRGGAQRSGRICSADEAKAELAASRKFGIAWRAPGEDGYPARLATLDDAPPLLAVRGDAKTLMRPMIAIVGSRNASGAGLKFAGQLARELGEAGFVIISGLARGVDQAAHRASVEGGTIAVLAGGHDCIYPPEHGDLLAAILDHEGAAISEMPLGHEPRARDFPRRNRLISGASLGVVVVEAAHRSGSLITARMAAEQGREVFAVPGSPLDPRAAGTNDLIKQGATLVTEADDIVNAVQPIMERPLMHPASEPNSEPFESDPQGHDRDQITGLLGPAPISIDDLVRMSGASPAIVRTVLLELELAGKLERHGGGLVSLL
- a CDS encoding FMN-dependent NADH-azoreductase, encoding MKLLHLDSSVLGPHSVSRQVSAAIVDRLRQATPGLDITYRDLTQTPLAHLSGSHLAAAQGAPAPAELATDLAASAAALDEFLAADIVVIGAPMYNFTIPSQLKAWIDRILVAGKTFKYGATGPEGLAGGKRVIVAISRGGYYGSETPYAAGEHLETYLRWVFGFMGITSVEFIPADGIQVGPDHREKALTGALQAATSLRAA
- the plsY gene encoding glycerol-3-phosphate 1-O-acyltransferase PlsY; the protein is MGLEAFLPVAFVIGYLLGSIPFGLILTKLAGTQDIRSIGSGSIGATNVLRTGRKSLAAGTLLFDALKGTVAVVIAGYIAGPNAAMVAGLGAFLGHLFPVWLKFKGGKGVAVYIGILLGLFWPGAVVFCLLWLATAFTTRYSSLSALVAAFITPMFLWWFGHLALSALTAVLTLLLFYAHRENIKRLQAGKESRIGEKA
- a CDS encoding SDR family oxidoreductase — translated: MRLKNKTALITGGNSGIGLATAKLFVAEGARVVITGRNKETLEAAAKELGPNALALAADATDIAATEAAIKKGTETFGKFDIVFANAGIAGGTPLGSATLDVFEKVISTNLTGVFFTVQSALPYLNDNASIILNGSVISVLGIPGYSAYGAAKAGVRAMARTMASELSPRGIRVNVVAPGAIRTPIWGPAVATPEAEKAFEKRIALSTPLGRIGETDHVAKTVLFLASDDSAHVQGQEIFVDGGAVASPSGAPIYRG
- a CDS encoding amidase, giving the protein MISLADLQRRIEAGELSPDAAIAQSHAAIEAKEKDVRAFVRHDKAAKAQGAGPLRGIAVGIKDIIDTANMPTEMGSEIYRGWQPRSDAPVVMMLKRAGATIIGKTTTTAFASRDPTPTRNPHNTGHSPGGSSSGSAAAVGAGMIPLALGTQTGGSVIRPAAYCGTAAIKPSFRMLPTVGVKCYSWALDTVGLFGARAEDLARGLLAMTGRSEFSGIAAAKSPRIGVVRQEFAGAVEPAAEEGLQAAIKAATRAGASVQTIDLPEAVQEAWHIHPIVQDFEAHRALAWEFSERHDEIAPMLRASLDATAGLTPKEYDEARRISRRGRRELGELFEGVDVLLTYSAPGTAPAKELATTGDPRYNRLWTLMGNPCVNVPVLKVGGLPIGVQVIARFGNDPLALAAAWFLEDALAKSG
- a CDS encoding patatin-like phospholipase family protein; protein product: MSEKIVGAHDGVGSQGAPGTAASRLLSMTNIWSDAASPPPAPEPAPALPQAPQPDLVVQAPATVEPAAPVAPARTHSDQWPPRKLSLALQGGGTFAAFTWGVLERLLEEPSIAIDTISGASAGAINALLLASGFAEGGREGARSRLNRFWLRLMHEASFRALMLVGGFSPAGSSVAFGPTLRSGHFDPFDLDPLRQALSRDIDFAALRHPNCPKLLIAATRIHDGQQQIFRNDAVTADVALASTCPPLVHCAVEIDGEAYWDGGFGGNPPLLRLAQETTTSDVLLVQVTPARDSYVPITLAAIDRRLDQIAANAALNAEIAAIEWAQAHAAPSLRLSRIAAEDFVDGLAQRSSTDLGRGFIRLRHRSGREAAERWLKQGADSSAALAASGQRIVADEPALA